DNA sequence from the Falco biarmicus isolate bFalBia1 chromosome 5, bFalBia1.pri, whole genome shotgun sequence genome:
AAGCATGTAGAGATGCTAGCTTATCACACACCCTGGAATTCACTTCTGCCAGGATGGGATACGTTTGAGTATGAACATTTCTTGGTATTTTGCGGGTTCCTTCTGCAGTCAAGCCCTCACCTTTTGCTTCTGAAGGACCACTGCACTGTTAGCAAGCACCAGAGCGCAGGCTCTCATCTCAGAGCATCTACTACAAAACCTGACCACTTAAGTCCatcctttgtttctttaacaTAAACAGTACAGATGAACATGAACAGTACAGATGAACATGAACACAAAGGCAGAAATCATGGTGCAAAATAACATTAAGCTTATAGACAAATGAAGCAACTCTCCACAGAGGAAAAGACTGAGGCAACCAGAAATTACAGGAAGAGACACCAGGCCTGTTCTCTCTGGTAACTTCATGATACTGCCACTAGTCTCTTCATTTCAACACATTCAGCAATTTTCAGGTTGTGGCTGCTAGCAAGAATTTTTTCAATGTCTGCCTGCATGCTCTGTTACCTTCTGAAAGCAATGAACTGCGATTGTTTGGCATCCTGCAGTCCTGGTCCTTTTTTAAGTAAAGTCTTTATGGCAGTTTGCAAGTCTGTTTTAGAAGACACAAAAGGTAAGGCATAAAAATGTGCAGAACAaacaatttaagaaagaaaaacataattcaATATGAAACTGCCTTTGCTTATTTCTTGCTTCAATGACATTTCAACTTGtttgaaacaacaaaaacacacacaccccaaaaaaaaacccacaccacatAACACCCACATATATACTCCCCAAAAAAGTATCATGCAGTTATCCCACTATTAACATCTGAGAGACAAGAGTGAtatggaaggagaaaaattctTACTTCTTTGTGTTAAACAGCTGCATAGAGAgtatttcatgtaaaatatgGTTCTAATATGGCACGTTAAAGAGATAAAGATACAAGATTTTTAAGCCACAGACCTATATATTTAgatctcacagaaaaaaaccatttttAGTATTCTATTTGCTGAGTAAGTTACTATAGTAAGGTAAGGCAATAAtatttgttttggtgggttttttttccacatcccCCTTGAAGATTTTTGACACATACGAAGCAAGAGGCCACTCAATCCACTTACCCAATAAAGGTCAAAACCAATGGCCCTAACTCTGacctcaaaacattttaaaggaaatacttGCATCCCcctctgtttccattttcttaaCTTGATTTTAGAGTTGGGAGCACATTCCTATCCAACACACCGTCCTGTTGTAGTTGCTGTTTACTCAAATGATTCACCTCTGAAAAAATTTATCATTTAAGGTTTGACAGCTCCAGCCACAACACAGAAAGACAATCACATTTGATTACACTGGTGGAAGCTGTATCACCCCTGTTTCAAAACATaactggtgagctggagctCTACACCATATCCTTTGCACTTAAGGGTGTTGCTGTGTACACTTACAGAAGGCAAAAGGTAAACTATTTAtactaaaacaaaagcagattaaaaTCTTCCAAGAATGTTAGTTCCAGCCAAATAGCCTATGCTTTACCAAAAGGAAGATCAACACCACAAACTGTACACACATACTGTCACAACCCCCTCCAGCAGGCAAAGCAATAAGAATGAATTTCTTCTCCGGGCTTGGCATTGTCATTTCTTCATTCCAACCAGAAACTTTCAAGACCTCATCAAATTCAGGAAGCTTCCGGTGAGATATTCTTCATCGGAACAGTGAAggttaaacagaaaagaaaaattatttccagttaAAGGGTTCCAGTATATCATCACCTGCATGTGCCTGAAGTTCACCATTTATAAGTTTCTGGTTATCTACACTACATGCACCAGAAACTCTGTCTCTTGAGCATAACAATTTcgcattaaaaaaacctgataaTTCATTCTCTAAAACTTTATACCAAGTATTACCCATAGAAGCTCTTCTCATAGGAGAGACTGGAATAACACAGAAGtcttaccaaaaaaagaaagtgacagTGCTTGTAAAACACTTAGCAGTTCTGGACATCTTGGAAGTGTTCAGAATACTCTCAATCCCAATCAAcatgaaaaggcaaaaggccTTGTGCACTAAGAcctagatttttttgtttgaggtttAAGGAAGAAATCATATGCTGACAGCAAACAGGATTATTTCCAGACCAAAAGTAATGCAAATGCTAGAAACTAAAGTTCTAGgcattaatacagaaaaaaaaaagacactatGATTTAATGGTCCTTGACATCTAAACTCTTAGTGTAGTTCGGCCTCGTTTAGCTGTTgtcacactttttttaaaaaatcaatgtCTTTAAAGCagtgtctttaaaaattttgttttagaaaagcaACTGTAAGTCGTTTTAGAAAGCGTAAAGTTATTTGTGCATACACAACTCACTTGAGAACAACAGAGAGTGTTTGATATTGAAATGTGTCCCATAAAATTCAGGAGTATTTCAGCACGCACACATTTTCTTGTTCAATACATATACCACTGGAAAAATCTGtgggggtttgttgttgttttggagGGTTGTTCATTTGTTACTAAAACCAGTGTTACTGATTTTGAATAAGAAACTGTAACAGAAGCAGTACTACCAATTCAAATCCTGATGCACTACTATTTTGCAGGTAAAGGACCAGGCCTACTGCCAGAATGCTTCTTATATACCTAAGGAAATCTTACCTTGATGCATTATCTACGATTAGTTGAGATTCAGCTCTGTGATTAGTTCGCAGTTCCACAGAAAAGCCTCTTGATCTTAGACCCTCAAAAATATCAGCTAACATGTTTCCTGGGTCTATGCTTGGTAGCTGTCTAGTATCACCTAAACAGAATGGCAATTATTTGTGAGAAACAGTAACAGATCATCTGTTAAAAACtatcttgaaaaaaagaaacactgtaaTTAATAAATACTCAACCCTCTACATTGTAACATGCATCCTCAATACAACTCAcctgaaataaaacttcaaagaaTCTAAGAAACTTTGTTTGGGGAATCAGGCCATAGtgtagttttaatttttcatattccTCACTCAGTAATGCTTTACTAGCAGGTGCAAATCACTGCATGATAAACACTGACGGTGATTGCATCTTattcaaacacattttgaaagctaagtatttaaaaacaaatgccataatgGCATGCCAAAAAGCAAACTTGTAAGAAAGCTTCTTTAAATGCAAGGAAATCAGAAAAGTTTTCCAGTTGCAAGACGTAATAAGCTACAAAATGGAAGTCATAATACTTTCAAAGTCAGACAAAACACtgttaaacagaaataatgatACTTTCATACTGTCAGCTGAGATGGAAAACTGTCTGTCTCATCTGACCTtatgaataaacaaaaatatccaaGTACAGAACTATGCAACGTTCTGGGGTTTTTAAGTGACTCAGTCACACCAGTGGCAGCTCCGATACTTACACTGTATATTGTGTATTATTAAATATTGTAGCATGCTAAACTTGCCATTTCACTTACCTAGAATAATAAGTTTTGCAAGCTGAGCATGCTCACAcaggatttttaaaactaaactaAGAATATGTACAGACACCAAACTTCCTTCATCCACAATCAGAACTGTCACAGTAGCAAACTTCCATGGCTGTATTTGTTCACTCTGCCTCCACAATTTAAAACTATAGATGATCTagaaacaaatagaaataaatcaaaCTCTGACACTAATCAATGGTAAACAACTGTCTTATAAAGGTAGCCAGAGTGTGGTATCTTCTAATGTTGTATTCAGAGCTATGATCTGAAATTCTGAACTTAAATATGTAAAGACCCAGAAGACTCAACCAGTCTTATTTTCCTCCTTGGTGAATACATTTCTAGCTGAAATTATCAATACCGATGTAAAAGCACAAatgcatctttttatttctgcagggaCCCTTAAAGATATAAGGTCAGCCGTTACATTGCTCAGTAACAAAACATCTTCTACTACACCTCACTGACATTAATAAGTCCCCAACATTGCATGACAAAGGGGAACAGGCAACTATCCAGTCCCCAAAGATAAAATAAGACCACGGTACTTTTGATGTTATTGTAATTTTGATTTATACAGATTATTCCACACCTCCAATGTCTTCTTGGTACTTTCCGCTATCTAGGAAAACAGACTTGACCTAAGTTTATTAACTTAGttttaaacaagtttttttaaaactaaatttgcTTTCTACATTTTTCCTCAAAAGACACAATATTTAACAGTAATCAAGAAAATACTCTGTGAATGAAATCTATCTCATTATTCAACCCCACCTACTGATCTCTTCATGTATGTGCAGTTATTAGCATGACTGCTAGGCAACAAGACACTAGAAAAGAGCTATGCCATCTagaaagtatttctgttgtaactaaaaaaaaaaaaaccccaaaaaaactgAGCTAGTAAGACTAGATGCCCATGAAAGGAACAAATTTGAGATGTGtgtcagtagaaaaaaaacaccaaagttacagcaaataatgtatttcaagTGATTGATTTATGATTCCCCAAAATCTAACGTTGATTTTCAAACGCTGACAAGCTGTACCTAAGCATTATCATTAACAGCTACACATTTCATAAGGGAAGTTCAGTAAcaaggggttttgttttttttaaaaaaaaaaaaaacacaagaatgGATAGTGTCAGAAGGTCCTtcagaacagtttaaaaaaaatatatattccttACCTGATGCAGCGTATATGCAGGAAGCTTAGTTTTTTCACTCAAAAGGCTTGCTGCCCTCCCTGTAGGTGCAGTAAATAGTACATTCAAAAGTTTTTTTGTGTACATATTCTCTGACTCCCAATGATTATCAAAGATATTCCAGTCCTCAGATGCATCCAGGTCTTCTTCAAAGTCCTTAGAAGCAGCTTCTACttctttttccatctgctttaaGTAACGAAAAAGGCAGCTAACTATTGTACTcttcccacagcctccttttCCACTTATGATTGTAACAGGATTAGAACAAATCTTTTCCAGAGCAATTACCTGATCTGAGTCTAACTCTGTTTTACCTTGGCCACCACACATGAACCCCACTTCCTTTTCAGGAAAGTGATTTTCACAGTTATGATTGTCTGGActattttccttcagattttcCATTTCATGAGCCTgggtaaaattaattttgttatcTACCATTTCTCCTGATGATTCAGAAGCACTAAGTACCTTTCTCACATCGACATCCAGTTTCCATGAGTGGTTTAACAGAAGGTCACCTATATACATTGCAATGTCTTTTTCAGATTTGTAAAGATGAGGTAGAAACACTAGTTTTTTCTCCCTAATCACCACATTCTGATCTTTCAAAAATTCAAGAGATTGCCAAACATGTTCAATGGACATATGTCTAGATACCAAACGAGCTAATTCATCTTGATCTTCGTAAGTGTGTCCCATTTCTCTGCACTGTTTCTTGAGTTGATCATACAGAATTAATGCATTCTTCTGCAAGTCAGGAATCTTCCAGAGGAGATGTTCACACCGACAGAAGGCAGCCCACGTAGCCTCACAGTAAGAAAGGTTCAGTTCCCTATAAGTAATCTTCTCcccagaaagaataaaagcaaagatatatttatttcagaagatgtTAGTGTCTTGCTGAATAACATTGCTCCTAATAAATACAAATTGCAATTCAGAGGGTGGAAGtctatgaaaaaatatataattttttgtaatgcacaaacttaaaatgcttttcaagcAACATGAAAGCGGGATATTTAAAAGTAAGATGGCATGATAATTCCTCTCGGTCACTCTTCTGTATGAAATAGAAACTTCAAAAATCAAAAACCTGGCACAGAAATTGCGTATGAAGGAAAACTTGTACACAACTAATTAGCACATATTCAAGTAAAGGCACAAAAACTGTAGAAGCAGAGAACAGGAAAGACATTTATCACAATACTATTGGCAATTCTGAACATGCTACTTCAAGAAACACCCAACCTTTACAGAGACTACCACAAAACAGTAGAAGACCGAAATGCACAAAAATGTGAACTACcgagggaaagaaaaatgacgTGGAATTGCTGAGCCTTAAGAGAAAAAGCTAAGAGAGTCTTCAAGCAATAAGAAGCTGCAGTGAGAATGCAAGTCCGTAGTACAAGAAACGACAGAGCAACAAGTCTATATCGCATCAAGAAACAGACAAATTTGAcatcaggaaaagctttttaaacaaaaggatGTGAAACACTGGAATATGTTTGCTAGAGAAATGTCTGAAATTGGAGGTCTTAAAAGACAAGTCAGAACATCTGTCAGTAAAAGCAATGGGGGGCTGAAACAGAGGCATTAATTAATCACATCTCTGAACTATTAAGCTATAGCTCCTATCTGAGGTACAGGAGTGCTAaggtgagctgcagcagcaaagctgcacCGAAAGcatagcaaaggaaaacaggaaggtAAGCAGCAACCACAAATCCCATTATAAAAAACAGAGAACCATCAGATCAGATGGCCTTTTACAGAGTAACTTACCTACCTTACTATCAAAGCATAGATACTGTTTTATATATTAATAACAGAAAAACTCATTTGCTGGTATAAAATTGAACAGGACAGTTGAATGTTGTAAATTAGCTTTCTTACTTTTGGCCCAATTTCtacaaggaacagaaaacaagataCTTGAGGTAAAGAACAAACAAATGGTTGTAACAAAACCACTTTTAAAATCCTCTGAGATTAATTTACTGCAga
Encoded proteins:
- the HELB gene encoding DNA helicase B isoform X3 produces the protein MESMLSFRNLEEKLKQFQASRLQMGIKQRDTKDYDVFYYVSKSFAGKAILVALTYPMILEFLPVLLPRHFCSLLNMVCWQRKTEENIGADDEEEHFQDKMLTQLDEILKNEPWKLGFSRITYRELNLSYCEATWAAFCRCEHLLWKIPDLQKNALILYDQLKKQCREMGHTYEDQDELARLVSRHMSIEHVWQSLEFLKDQNVVIREKKLVFLPHLYKSEKDIAMYIGDLLLNHSWKLDVDVRKVLSASESSGEMVDNKINFTQAHEMENLKENSPDNHNCENHFPEKEVGFMCGGQGKTELDSDQVIALEKICSNPVTIISGKGGCGKSTIVSCLFRYLKQMEKEVEAASKDFEEDLDASEDWNIFDNHWESENMYTKKLLNVLFTAPTGRAASLLSEKTKLPAYTLHQIIYSFKLWRQSEQIQPWKFATVTVLIVDEGSLVSVHILSLVLKILCEHAQLAKLIILGDTRQLPSIDPGNMLADIFEGLRSRGFSVELRTNHRAESQLIVDNASRISHRKLPEFDEVLKVSGWNEEMTMPSPEKKFILIALPAGGGCDNLQTAIKTLLKKGPGLQDAKQSQFIAFRRQDCNLINELCCQHYSNHLSRDHNNRLLFQIDDKISCTRNTYLKDLLPDGGFREDPNHHECRSGEITFTTETAEEDKRLCNGDIFFITGDVEIDKQRLLTISSTCGSTFTVKYKALRKLCHIKHAWARTIHTFQGSEEKTVVYVVGNPGRQHWQHVYTAVTRGRCRVYVVSEELHLRRAVTNKSMPRKTRLQRFLREAMAGTSNCPKQTSSPLSKSWQSQELETQSVSVTQVALDPSEPLSELIKQEGSAVINKEDQMGSLQQSPCKRQQTLAENSEDAVKIPSTTVQDSPLGSFRLKNLTLGQPTPRKLFKS